The following coding sequences lie in one Maribacter forsetii DSM 18668 genomic window:
- a CDS encoding AsmA family protein encodes MNEVHRRYYKKKRYVVPVVLIVLLVVIRLSLPYFVKNYVNKVLADIPGYYGQVKDIDLSIIRGAYTIHGMYLNTVNGNTELPFLDFKKTDISVEWKALFRGEIVSEIEMTEPTILYVFEDQQDTTGVADTEDWSKALTDLVPIDINQLTIKNGKFAFLQLQADPNIDLHLSNVELSASNLRNVVAKSRTLPSNIHATATSIGNGDVILDGDMNLVKEIPDMDISLSLENANAKALNDFTNYYAGIDFDEGSFDLYGELAIADGYLKGSFKPILKNAKLIGKDDGFLKTLWEGFVGFFKFILKNHKEDTLATKIPVEGDLNNVKTKIWPTVSRIFRNAWVQAYKEVVDDDLNYKDATDAADKLNDKKSKKK; translated from the coding sequence ATGAACGAAGTACATAGGAGATATTATAAGAAAAAAAGATACGTGGTACCGGTAGTTTTGATTGTACTTCTCGTTGTAATTCGCTTATCCCTCCCCTATTTTGTAAAAAATTACGTTAATAAAGTTCTTGCAGATATACCTGGCTACTACGGTCAAGTAAAGGATATAGACCTTTCTATTATTCGTGGAGCATATACAATTCACGGAATGTACCTAAACACAGTAAACGGTAATACCGAACTCCCTTTCTTGGATTTCAAGAAAACCGATATTTCAGTAGAATGGAAAGCTCTTTTTCGTGGTGAAATTGTGAGTGAAATTGAAATGACAGAACCTACCATTTTATATGTTTTTGAAGATCAACAGGACACCACCGGTGTAGCTGATACAGAAGATTGGTCTAAAGCACTTACCGATTTGGTACCAATTGATATTAACCAATTGACTATTAAGAACGGGAAATTTGCTTTTTTACAATTGCAGGCAGACCCAAATATTGATTTACATTTATCTAATGTAGAATTATCTGCATCAAACCTTAGAAATGTGGTTGCAAAGAGCAGAACGCTTCCTTCTAACATACATGCCACAGCGACATCTATTGGTAATGGAGATGTTATACTAGATGGGGACATGAACTTGGTAAAGGAAATTCCTGACATGGATATCTCTCTGAGTTTAGAAAATGCCAATGCAAAAGCACTCAATGATTTCACCAATTATTATGCAGGTATCGACTTTGATGAAGGTTCTTTCGATTTGTACGGAGAACTAGCTATTGCAGATGGATATTTGAAAGGTTCTTTTAAACCTATTTTAAAAAATGCCAAATTAATAGGCAAAGACGACGGATTTCTTAAAACACTATGGGAAGGATTTGTAGGCTTTTTTAAGTTTATTCTAAAAAACCACAAGGAAGATACCTTAGCGACCAAAATACCCGTAGAAGGAGATCTTAATAACGTTAAGACCAAAATTTGGCCAACGGTCTCAAGAATATTTAGAAACGCATGGGTTCAAGCTTATAAGGAAGTTGTAGACGATGACCTAAATTACAAAGACGCCACTGATGCTGCCGATAAACTGAATGACAAAAAATCAAAGAAGAAATAA
- a CDS encoding dicarboxylate/amino acid:cation symporter: MRKLELHWQILIGMLAGVLFALAMVQLEWGPKFISDWIKPFGNIFINSLKLIAVPLILGSLIKGVSDLKDISKLSQMGGRTIGIYIATTVIAVTIGLGVVNIVKPGASITEATRTELVNNYKGDADAIKTKADKQKEAGPLQALEDLVPSNIFAAASDNGNMLQVIFFAIFFGIGLILIPEEQATPVKKFFDGFNEVILKLIDLIMLAAPYGVFALLAALIVESPSLDLFKALAWYAFCVVLGLALMLGVYLLLVWVFTKTSPNTFMKGMSPAQLLAFSTSSSAATLPVTMERVEEHLGVDEEVTSFVLPIGATINMDGTSLYQAIAAVFIAQAFGMDLSLSAQLGIIVTATLASIGSAAVPGAGMVMLVIVLAQAGIPEAGLALIFAVDRPLDMCRTVINVSGDASVSMMVAKSVGKLHEPKVKNWDDNYKK; encoded by the coding sequence ATGAGGAAGCTTGAGTTGCATTGGCAAATTCTAATAGGAATGTTAGCGGGAGTTTTATTTGCTTTAGCCATGGTTCAATTAGAATGGGGACCAAAATTCATTTCAGATTGGATCAAACCTTTTGGTAATATTTTCATCAACTCATTAAAGCTTATTGCCGTTCCTCTTATCTTAGGTTCATTGATAAAAGGAGTGTCAGATTTAAAGGATATTTCAAAACTTTCTCAAATGGGCGGTCGTACAATCGGTATTTATATCGCTACTACGGTTATTGCGGTTACCATTGGTTTAGGTGTTGTAAATATTGTAAAGCCAGGAGCTTCTATAACAGAAGCTACAAGAACAGAACTGGTTAACAATTACAAAGGCGATGCAGATGCCATTAAAACAAAGGCGGATAAGCAGAAGGAAGCCGGACCTTTACAGGCTTTAGAGGATTTAGTCCCTAGTAACATCTTTGCGGCAGCTTCCGATAATGGGAATATGCTACAAGTTATTTTCTTTGCTATTTTTTTCGGTATAGGGTTGATATTGATACCTGAAGAACAGGCTACACCCGTTAAAAAATTCTTTGACGGTTTCAATGAAGTTATTTTGAAACTGATAGATTTAATCATGCTTGCTGCTCCATATGGCGTATTTGCGCTATTGGCGGCGTTAATAGTAGAATCTCCTAGTTTAGATTTATTCAAAGCATTGGCCTGGTATGCTTTCTGTGTAGTACTGGGACTAGCATTAATGTTGGGTGTATATCTTCTTTTGGTTTGGGTATTTACGAAAACCTCGCCTAATACATTTATGAAAGGTATGTCACCCGCTCAACTCCTAGCTTTTTCCACGAGTTCAAGTGCTGCTACCTTGCCTGTAACTATGGAAAGAGTAGAGGAACATTTAGGGGTAGATGAAGAAGTAACAAGTTTTGTACTTCCAATTGGTGCTACTATAAACATGGATGGGACAAGCCTTTATCAGGCTATTGCTGCAGTATTTATTGCACAAGCTTTTGGTATGGACTTAAGTTTGTCTGCTCAGTTAGGAATTATTGTTACAGCAACACTTGCTTCTATTGGAAGTGCTGCTGTACCAGGGGCTGGAATGGTCATGCTAGTTATTGTACTTGCACAAGCAGGAATACCAGAAGCTGGTTTGGCATTGATATTTGCGGTGGATAGGCCATTGGATATGTGTAGAACGGTAATCAACGTATCAGGTGATGCATCTGTTTCTATGATGGTAGCAAAATCTGTTGGCAAGCTGCATGAACCAAAAGTCAAGAATTGGGACGACAATTATAAGAAGTAG
- the aroC gene encoding chorismate synthase: MAGNTFGNIFRVSTFGESHGKAIGGVIDGCPSEIELDLNAIQNDLDRRKPGQSAIVTQRKEPDEVEFYSGIFEGKTTGTPIGFAIHNTNQKSKDYGHIKDSYRPSHADYVYDKKYGFRDYRGGGRSSARETASRVVAGAIAKQFLKGIEIQAFVSQVGDMSLGKHYTELDLSLTETNDVRCPDPEMASKMEEYIKSIKKDGDTIGGIITCVAKNVPIGLGEPVFDKLHAELGKAMLSINAVKGFEYGSGFEGVKMKGSEHNDQFNNDGSTKTNYSGGIQGGISNGMDIYFNVAFKPVATVIQGYETIDKEGNTVKTQGKGRHDPCVVPRAVPIVEAMTALVLADYTLLNRTIKL; encoded by the coding sequence ATGGCTGGAAATACCTTCGGAAACATATTTAGGGTAAGCACTTTTGGAGAATCTCATGGAAAGGCAATTGGAGGGGTTATAGATGGCTGTCCATCAGAAATTGAGTTAGATTTAAATGCTATACAAAATGATCTTGACCGTCGTAAACCAGGACAATCTGCCATTGTAACCCAAAGAAAAGAGCCAGATGAAGTAGAGTTTTATTCAGGAATTTTTGAAGGTAAAACTACGGGAACACCAATAGGTTTTGCGATTCATAATACAAATCAAAAATCTAAAGATTACGGACACATAAAAGATTCTTACAGACCATCACATGCAGATTACGTGTATGACAAAAAGTATGGATTTAGGGATTACCGTGGTGGTGGTAGAAGTTCTGCACGTGAAACGGCAAGTAGAGTAGTGGCAGGAGCTATTGCAAAACAGTTTTTGAAAGGGATAGAAATACAAGCTTTTGTATCTCAAGTTGGGGATATGAGTTTGGGAAAGCATTATACTGAATTAGATTTATCGTTAACGGAAACAAATGATGTGCGTTGCCCTGATCCCGAAATGGCATCCAAAATGGAAGAATATATCAAGTCTATTAAAAAAGACGGAGATACCATTGGCGGAATTATTACCTGTGTTGCCAAAAATGTACCGATTGGTTTGGGAGAGCCGGTTTTTGATAAGCTTCATGCAGAATTGGGCAAGGCAATGTTATCTATAAACGCGGTTAAAGGCTTTGAATACGGAAGCGGATTTGAAGGTGTGAAGATGAAAGGTAGTGAACACAACGATCAATTCAATAATGATGGTTCTACAAAAACTAACTATAGTGGAGGTATACAAGGTGGAATTAGCAATGGAATGGATATCTATTTCAATGTAGCTTTTAAGCCCGTTGCAACCGTAATTCAAGGTTACGAAACAATTGATAAAGAGGGTAATACCGTTAAAACTCAGGGCAAGGGCAGGCATGATCCTTGTGTAGTACCTAGGGCAGTACCAATAGTTGAGGCTATGACTGCATTGGTTTTGGCAGATTACACCCTATTAAACAGGACCATTAAATTATAG
- a CDS encoding UDP-2,3-diacylglucosamine diphosphatase, giving the protein MKKRRLEIAVLSDVHLGSYACHAEELLTYLSSINPKILILNGDILDAKKMRNNYFPPSHLKVVKKIFSLAAKGTVVHYITGNRDEPFRKIDDIYMGAIQVSNRLILKLNGKNTLFFHGDIFDFSFRHSQWLLNFGGAGFDVLLKLAKLKTKGLELFGKKNKPFSNPELEHGNRDPEQIALFEKNVAKMAIKQHYDNVVCGHSHAPNKQLFETKKGECLYLNSGDWVKHMTALEYSFKRWKLYRYENDKLASFYMDEELKSMDMNELIATITQRKTRELNQNERNGLND; this is encoded by the coding sequence TTGAAAAAACGCCGTCTTGAAATAGCTGTTTTATCAGATGTTCACTTAGGTTCTTATGCATGTCATGCAGAAGAATTATTGACATACCTATCTAGCATAAACCCAAAGATTCTTATTCTTAACGGCGACATACTCGATGCAAAAAAAATGCGAAATAACTACTTTCCCCCTTCGCATTTGAAAGTCGTTAAAAAAATATTCTCTTTAGCAGCCAAAGGCACTGTTGTACATTATATAACAGGTAACCGAGACGAACCTTTTCGAAAAATTGACGACATCTACATGGGGGCAATACAAGTTTCCAATAGACTTATATTAAAACTTAATGGAAAAAACACCTTATTTTTTCATGGTGATATTTTTGATTTTTCATTTCGTCACTCTCAATGGCTACTAAATTTTGGTGGAGCAGGTTTTGACGTTTTATTAAAACTAGCAAAATTAAAGACTAAGGGACTTGAATTATTCGGAAAGAAGAACAAACCCTTCTCTAACCCTGAATTAGAACATGGTAATCGCGACCCAGAGCAAATTGCATTGTTCGAAAAAAACGTAGCCAAAATGGCTATCAAGCAACATTACGATAATGTAGTTTGCGGTCATAGCCATGCACCGAACAAACAACTATTTGAAACGAAAAAAGGAGAATGCCTATATCTAAATTCCGGAGATTGGGTAAAACACATGACCGCACTTGAATACTCTTTCAAACGTTGGAAACTATACCGTTACGAAAATGACAAGCTAGCTTCATTTTATATGGACGAGGAACTTAAGTCTATGGATATGAACGAGCTTATAGCTACCATTACACAACGAAAGACCAGGGAACTGAATCAAAATGAAAGAAATGGTCTTAATGACTAA
- a CDS encoding FAD-binding and (Fe-S)-binding domain-containing protein has product MDNNSLSKLRQDIEGDVRFDDLTKTIYATDASVYRKIPLGAAFPKSVDDIKKIIRFANDENIGLIPRTAGTSLAGQCVGDGLVVDVSKHFTEIISLDQEKKQVTVQPGVIRDELNQYLKPYGLFFGPNTSTSNRCMIGGMVGNNSSGTTSIQYGVTRDKVISMKTILSDGSEAEFGRITASEFRKKQQEHTLEASLYNSIFKELDNKDIASEIIEHFPKPEIHRRNTGYAVDELLKSDLFGGDLSYFNMAELLCGSEGTLAFTTEITVQLDDLPPALSAMVVTHYTSLEDCLMDVVPVMEHPLQLCEMMDKVILDCTKNNRAQLANRFFVEGDPAALLMLQVSSHTETELKEVVASLQKTIAKSGLSYSNPVLYGNQIPKAIELRKAGLGLLGNIVGDMKAVACIEDTAVALPDLKDFIAEFSVIMKGYGQSAVYYAHAGAGELHLRPILNLKKSTDVSLFRNITTDVAKLTKKYKGSFSGEHGDGIVRAEFIPIMIGDKNYELLRRIKSYFDPKGIFNPGKIVDAYPMDKSFRYEVDRKEPEIKTLMDFSDSEGILKAAEKCNGSGDCRKTHHMNGGMCPSYHATKNEKDTTRGRANTLREFLTNPDSAAKNSFDSPEIKEAFDLCLSCKACASECPSNVDVATLKAEFLYQYQEANGYSLRGKLFAYNTKLNGLGSKVSGLTNAIYDSKFLGGLLKKTSGVAKERTLPKVYSFNFDKHLQEYGSQYVKSKSKVILFIDEFTKYLDIEVGKDAIELLSKLGYEIELYYAESGRTFLSKGFLKQAQKLAIKNTQELKKFADAGLPILGLEPSAILSFRDEYKRMTTDKEIAQRIADNSFLIEEFLAKEIAEGNLKSSDFTDEARDIKIHNHCHQKALSNQKVTFDVLNLPINYKVTIIASGCCGMAGSFGYEEEHYETSMKIGSLKLFPAVKKSSAETIIAANGTSCRHQIFDGTKRIAKHPVSILKEALV; this is encoded by the coding sequence TTGGATAATAATTCGCTGTCAAAGTTACGACAAGATATAGAGGGAGATGTACGATTTGATGATCTTACCAAGACTATTTACGCTACAGATGCATCTGTATATAGAAAAATACCTTTAGGGGCTGCTTTTCCAAAGAGTGTAGATGATATTAAAAAAATTATAAGGTTTGCTAACGATGAAAACATCGGACTTATACCTAGAACAGCGGGTACTTCCTTAGCTGGACAATGTGTGGGTGATGGTTTGGTGGTTGATGTATCAAAGCATTTTACAGAAATCATAAGCCTTGATCAAGAAAAGAAACAAGTAACGGTTCAACCTGGAGTTATTAGAGATGAGTTAAATCAATATCTAAAACCATACGGATTGTTCTTCGGTCCTAATACATCAACATCTAATAGATGTATGATAGGTGGTATGGTTGGCAACAATTCATCTGGTACTACATCTATTCAATATGGGGTAACTAGAGATAAGGTTATTTCTATGAAAACCATTCTGTCAGACGGGAGTGAGGCTGAATTTGGAAGAATTACAGCGTCAGAATTTAGGAAAAAGCAACAAGAACATACACTTGAAGCATCACTTTATAATAGTATATTTAAAGAACTAGATAATAAAGATATAGCTTCTGAAATAATTGAACATTTTCCGAAACCAGAAATACATAGAAGAAATACAGGTTATGCCGTAGACGAGTTATTGAAGTCTGATTTATTCGGTGGTGATTTATCTTACTTTAATATGGCAGAATTGCTATGTGGTAGTGAAGGTACACTAGCTTTTACGACAGAAATTACAGTGCAGTTAGATGACCTCCCACCAGCATTATCTGCAATGGTAGTTACGCATTACACCTCTTTGGAAGATTGTTTAATGGATGTAGTTCCGGTTATGGAACACCCGCTACAATTGTGCGAAATGATGGATAAAGTCATTTTAGATTGTACAAAGAATAACCGTGCCCAATTGGCGAATAGGTTTTTTGTAGAAGGTGATCCGGCTGCATTGTTAATGCTACAAGTTTCTTCACATACAGAAACTGAATTGAAAGAAGTGGTAGCGTCATTACAAAAAACCATAGCCAAATCTGGACTCAGTTATTCCAATCCTGTGTTATATGGAAATCAGATACCAAAAGCGATTGAGCTAAGAAAAGCAGGGTTGGGCCTGTTAGGTAATATTGTTGGGGACATGAAAGCCGTTGCCTGTATAGAAGATACTGCGGTAGCCTTGCCAGATTTAAAGGATTTTATTGCGGAGTTTTCGGTAATTATGAAAGGTTATGGGCAAAGTGCGGTGTATTATGCTCATGCAGGTGCTGGTGAACTGCATTTGAGGCCTATTCTAAATCTTAAAAAATCAACAGATGTAAGTCTATTTAGAAACATAACCACAGATGTTGCCAAATTGACTAAAAAATATAAAGGTTCATTTAGTGGGGAGCATGGCGATGGTATTGTACGTGCTGAGTTTATACCTATAATGATAGGTGATAAGAACTATGAACTTTTAAGAAGAATTAAATCTTATTTTGATCCAAAGGGTATATTCAACCCAGGTAAGATTGTAGATGCCTACCCAATGGATAAGTCTTTTCGTTATGAGGTAGACCGCAAAGAACCAGAGATTAAAACATTAATGGATTTTTCTGATAGTGAAGGTATACTTAAGGCAGCAGAAAAATGTAATGGTAGTGGTGACTGTAGAAAGACTCATCATATGAACGGTGGTATGTGTCCTAGTTACCACGCAACAAAAAATGAAAAAGATACTACTAGAGGTAGGGCAAATACTTTAAGAGAGTTTTTAACGAATCCTGATAGTGCGGCAAAGAATAGTTTTGATAGTCCAGAGATTAAAGAGGCTTTTGACCTTTGTTTAAGTTGTAAAGCTTGTGCAAGTGAGTGTCCTAGTAATGTAGACGTAGCCACTTTGAAGGCAGAGTTTTTATATCAATATCAAGAAGCAAATGGCTATTCTTTACGGGGAAAATTGTTTGCATATAACACCAAGCTAAACGGGTTGGGAAGTAAGGTTTCTGGTTTAACAAATGCTATTTATGATTCAAAGTTTCTAGGCGGATTGTTGAAGAAAACTAGCGGAGTGGCTAAAGAACGAACTTTGCCAAAAGTTTATAGTTTTAATTTCGATAAACATCTTCAAGAATATGGTAGTCAATATGTTAAGTCAAAGAGTAAAGTGATTTTATTTATAGATGAATTCACTAAATACTTGGATATTGAAGTAGGTAAAGATGCTATTGAGCTATTATCTAAACTTGGCTACGAAATTGAATTGTACTACGCGGAAAGTGGAAGAACATTTCTTTCAAAAGGCTTTTTAAAGCAAGCTCAAAAGTTAGCGATTAAGAATACGCAAGAATTAAAAAAGTTTGCAGATGCAGGTTTGCCTATTTTAGGTTTAGAGCCTTCGGCAATTTTATCTTTTAGGGATGAATACAAACGTATGACCACGGATAAAGAGATAGCGCAGAGAATAGCAGATAATTCATTTTTAATAGAAGAGTTTTTAGCAAAGGAAATAGCAGAAGGCAATTTAAAATCATCTGATTTTACAGATGAAGCTAGAGATATAAAAATTCATAATCATTGTCACCAAAAAGCATTGAGTAATCAAAAAGTTACGTTTGATGTATTGAATCTGCCCATAAATTATAAGGTCACCATTATAGCATCTGGTTGTTGTGGTATGGCGGGCTCCTTTGGGTACGAAGAAGAGCATTATGAAACCAGCATGAAAATTGGGTCTTTGAAATTATTCCCAGCAGTGAAAAAATCATCTGCAGAAACAATAATTGCAGCCAATGGTACTAGTTGTAGGCATCAAATATTTGATGGTACCAAGAGAATAGCCAAACATCCAGTAAGTATATTGAAAGAAGCTTTGGTATAA
- a CDS encoding TlpA disulfide reductase family protein, with protein sequence MKNSILILLAGALLFSCNSKPEGFTLNGKLRGEMTDGTRVFLKKIGENNQPMEVDTATTTNGEFTFTGKSDIPELHYIFVEQLPGYTAVILENGEIQFNAQRDSMGFADISGTFQNDTFADYMEQSREISLQAQSIQQDMKAASGESALALQDEMKELQEEYKTFELDYVKSHPKALISALVLDRAVATKAVELEEAEEIYKTLSEEIKNSKPGKQIQEGIEKLKASEAADKNSSIGAKAPEFSGPSPDGGELALKDVMGKVTLIDFWAGWCRPCRAENPNIVAVYNKYHDKGLNVLGVSLDRTEEAWKKAIAEDGLVWNHISNIAYFDDQIAKLYNVDAIPAAFLLDENGVIVAKNLRGPALEAKVAELLN encoded by the coding sequence ATGAAAAATAGTATTTTAATACTGCTTGCAGGCGCTTTATTGTTCAGCTGCAACTCAAAGCCAGAAGGCTTTACCCTAAATGGTAAGTTGAGAGGTGAAATGACAGATGGCACTCGTGTTTTCCTGAAAAAAATAGGAGAAAACAATCAACCAATGGAAGTTGATACCGCTACTACAACAAATGGTGAGTTTACCTTTACCGGAAAATCCGATATCCCTGAGCTTCATTATATCTTTGTTGAACAATTACCTGGCTATACTGCCGTAATACTTGAAAACGGAGAAATTCAATTTAACGCCCAAAGAGATAGTATGGGCTTTGCAGATATAAGCGGAACGTTCCAAAATGACACGTTCGCAGATTATATGGAACAATCAAGAGAAATTTCTCTTCAAGCACAATCTATACAACAAGATATGAAAGCTGCATCTGGCGAGTCTGCATTGGCACTACAAGATGAAATGAAAGAACTTCAAGAGGAGTACAAAACTTTTGAACTTGACTATGTAAAAAGCCACCCCAAAGCGTTAATCTCAGCCTTAGTTTTGGATAGAGCTGTTGCTACCAAAGCAGTTGAGCTAGAAGAAGCTGAAGAAATTTACAAAACGCTTTCAGAAGAGATTAAAAACTCTAAACCTGGAAAACAAATACAAGAAGGTATTGAAAAATTAAAGGCTTCTGAGGCAGCTGATAAAAATTCAAGCATTGGCGCTAAAGCTCCTGAATTCTCAGGTCCTAGTCCTGATGGTGGTGAACTTGCTTTAAAAGATGTAATGGGAAAAGTTACCTTGATCGATTTCTGGGCCGGATGGTGTAGACCTTGTAGAGCTGAAAACCCTAATATTGTTGCAGTTTATAATAAATACCATGACAAAGGTCTAAATGTTTTAGGTGTTTCATTAGATAGAACTGAAGAAGCTTGGAAAAAAGCTATCGCAGAAGACGGATTAGTTTGGAACCATATTTCCAACATTGCATATTTTGACGATCAAATTGCTAAGCTCTATAATGTAGATGCCATACCCGCTGCATTCTTATTGGATGAAAACGGTGTTATCGTAGCCAAGAACCTAAGAGGACCCGCTCTTGAAGCTAAAGTAGCAGAGCTACTAAACTAG
- a CDS encoding LVIVD repeat-containing protein — MKSTLSIRKVWLMAATASIFVASCSDETTVFENPEDNLVSETDQSKLDNSVSFDRAGVLDIFEDPIASAKRSSVTGKDEEEQAGDYPLSLVAQIAPPSFTNGENLAATHVALDGDYGYVSYNTVGQDYVGAIDVIDISDPTSPRVTSRVYYTNADLNSIAYDNGYLYVAGGVDSEKSVTATANSLVAKIAVSGGRMNTTNITYGFQEGFNATDVRIIDNKAVVTSGQEGFVVVYDKNDLSVLNEAAFLDLRSVAYNGNEVAVLDAAQGVSFLDQNLNTTRSIAIESDFGVDAKRTLDFLDDNIIVSEGIKGAGVYNATSGSFVEYLPILTSPENAEPGEIVTNGVAVNENVLLMANGAGGLSLSETNDDNTVGVGVIELTGSINYVATKDDYIFAASGKQGFQIIKLNRPDDSLVTRCEDLTAYSGSSYLNVNTGDDFAFNGYKRFYNINVGGNLLLCGSWTVSDGVNINSNGLFEMNGTMVVGRNYSRRNVSINSGANLRVEGNLTIYGDLILNEGATIEFIGDDSVVNIFGSVTRGADTTVEGTFRDVRGAF; from the coding sequence ATGAAATCAACCCTATCTATCAGAAAAGTATGGTTAATGGCTGCAACTGCTTCGATTTTTGTAGCAAGTTGTAGTGATGAAACTACAGTTTTTGAAAACCCAGAAGATAATTTAGTAAGTGAAACCGACCAATCTAAGCTGGATAACAGTGTTAGCTTTGATCGTGCCGGTGTCTTGGATATTTTTGAAGATCCCATTGCCAGTGCAAAAAGATCAAGTGTTACAGGAAAAGATGAAGAGGAACAGGCAGGAGATTACCCGCTTTCACTTGTAGCTCAAATAGCTCCGCCTTCATTCACAAACGGAGAAAATTTGGCAGCAACCCATGTTGCCTTAGATGGTGATTACGGTTATGTATCGTATAATACAGTTGGTCAAGACTATGTAGGCGCTATTGATGTTATAGATATTAGCGACCCAACGAGTCCAAGGGTTACCTCAAGAGTTTATTATACGAATGCAGATTTAAATTCAATTGCCTATGATAATGGGTATTTATATGTTGCAGGTGGTGTAGATTCTGAAAAATCGGTTACGGCAACAGCAAATTCTCTTGTAGCTAAAATAGCTGTTAGTGGAGGTAGAATGAATACGACAAATATTACCTATGGTTTTCAAGAAGGCTTTAATGCTACAGATGTACGTATAATAGATAACAAAGCTGTAGTAACAAGTGGGCAAGAAGGCTTTGTGGTTGTTTACGATAAAAATGATTTAAGTGTGTTGAACGAAGCTGCTTTCTTGGATTTACGTTCTGTTGCATATAATGGTAATGAGGTGGCTGTTTTAGATGCTGCGCAGGGTGTAAGCTTTTTGGATCAGAATTTGAATACAACGCGTAGTATCGCTATTGAATCTGATTTCGGTGTCGATGCCAAGCGTACTTTAGACTTTTTGGATGATAATATTATTGTTTCGGAAGGAATAAAAGGTGCCGGAGTGTATAATGCAACTTCAGGAAGTTTTGTAGAATATTTGCCTATTTTAACAAGTCCGGAAAATGCAGAGCCAGGTGAAATAGTTACCAATGGTGTAGCTGTAAACGAAAATGTTCTGTTAATGGCTAACGGTGCTGGCGGATTAAGTCTCTCTGAGACTAATGATGACAACACTGTTGGTGTTGGTGTAATAGAGTTGACGGGTTCAATAAACTATGTTGCTACAAAAGATGATTATATTTTTGCAGCTTCAGGAAAACAAGGTTTTCAGATTATAAAATTAAACAGACCAGATGATAGTTTGGTAACACGTTGTGAAGATTTAACAGCGTATTCTGGTAGTTCATACCTAAATGTAAACACAGGTGATGATTTTGCTTTCAATGGTTACAAGAGGTTTTACAATATTAACGTAGGAGGTAATTTATTACTATGTGGTTCTTGGACCGTAAGCGACGGAGTCAATATTAACAGTAATGGTTTATTTGAAATGAACGGGACTATGGTAGTTGGTAGAAACTATAGTAGAAGAAATGTTTCTATAAACTCAGGAGCAAACTTAAGAGTAGAAGGGAATCTAACCATTTATGGAGATTTAATTCTTAATGAAGGTGCTACTATTGAATTTATAGGTGATGATTCTGTAGTCAATATCTTTGGTAGTGTAACTAGAGGTGCTGATACTACGGTAGAAGGAACTTTTAGAGATGTTAGAGGTGCATTTTAA
- a CDS encoding rhomboid family intramembrane serine protease: MYNIDIATIAIIAANVLVSMKGFNDTTFFERYKFSIGAIKAGQKDRMATSGFLHVDISHLLFNMLTLYFFAGVVINWFDTTKFLIIYAVSLLGGSLLALSFHKDEPYYSAVGASGAVTGILYSAILLQPDMRLGIMFIPIPVPAYVVGIGYLLYSIYGMKKRLGNIGHTAHFGGAIGGYLTTLLFMPSLLQTETLMVGLLALPIILLIVLEKMGKI; encoded by the coding sequence ATGTACAACATTGATATAGCGACCATAGCAATAATAGCGGCAAATGTATTAGTGTCAATGAAGGGATTCAATGATACTACTTTTTTTGAACGATATAAATTCAGTATTGGTGCTATAAAGGCGGGGCAAAAAGATCGTATGGCAACTTCGGGATTTTTGCATGTAGATATTTCCCATTTGCTTTTTAATATGCTAACCCTTTATTTCTTTGCGGGCGTTGTAATTAATTGGTTTGATACTACAAAATTTCTGATTATTTATGCCGTAAGTCTTTTAGGAGGTAGCTTGTTGGCATTGAGTTTTCATAAAGATGAACCCTATTACTCGGCAGTTGGTGCCAGTGGTGCAGTAACGGGTATTTTGTATTCGGCAATTCTTCTTCAACCAGACATGAGATTAGGTATTATGTTTATACCGATTCCTGTCCCTGCATATGTTGTGGGTATTGGTTATTTGTTGTACTCTATTTATGGTATGAAGAAAAGATTGGGTAACATAGGACATACGGCACACTTTGGGGGTGCAATAGGCGGTTATTTAACTACACTCTTGTTCATGCCTAGTCTTTTGCAGACCGAAACCTTAATGGTGGGCTTGCTTGCATTACCAATAATCCTATTGATTGTGCTTGAAAAAATGGGTAAAATTTAG